One Pullulanibacillus sp. KACC 23026 DNA segment encodes these proteins:
- a CDS encoding glycosyl hydrolase, translated as MKLEELKQGFIKADPRFGPVPFWWWSAEEVTSERVRWQLQKFRKGGLRNIGIINIAPTGPQYGSVSDRPAYFTEDWWDMFEVAVRECERLGMNLWFYDQIGFSGSNFPARMVSENPAYAGYVLRRFMELGEVPIEAEVLLKTDDFVYAAVRQGFNWLDSRATKLLLDKVHGEFEKRFPHDLGKTIVGSFQDELPPLPLWTAEIPQIYQERFNEDLLPLLPALFEDLPHAGEVRRRVYQLATELAEQSFFIPISEWHERHNMLISCDQAGPARKVDPHGAQRLYLDYFRTHRWYSSPGSDMDGEAKAHSSMVHLNGGKRVWLEAFHSSGWGGTLEETMHWLVPWFQAGVTLYSPHAVYFSTRGGWWEWAPPDTGWRQPYYEHYQVFADTVSRVCFLLSQGHHVADIGIHYPSYAATGFMSLNDGESSEHPMAIANRLPNENMKHIERVYKHLTGRWNRKEQSSQGPIRTAKRDFDVMDDSVIEKAVIKGHQLIVEEESFSALLLSGTTIMSEQAKRKLEAWIKNGGLVIGVEVPQVLQTIEGVYYVEQADEAVEIIDRKLPKRVEGKGASLQRQTDEADVFLLLPDEGHLLKMHYPAEPGQTLQTHTSYRLKSEGIPELWDPTNGKIERLAYKRVGEWIELNVPFTAWPAALIVCKKTDISAIKSKDQTKPLKQEMLHQRLESGKRTVLSQDKWKIRALSTLDNRYGDFDLHGTHTFMPIERRLVKVNQETTSNDGIRSDWHKSELDDSTWIKRLWSESAYWLASPGNEFNPSKAWPVVYSTTFGDMKFRTWAGRMGRIPRRFLNLGEVEQGEWVTAKTNVLADCEGDHWIRLESNAKIKGSINGSDIQFEGGPEEQTAWIKLKEGPNELVLKAKAIVKGLIRVGVEVNLEEKISLPKWIFSSSPNSQTRLVKDIVTDEQSNVEKVRLVFAARGRVALYVNGNKVTEHGDFNPYIRQGQEEVDVTAVWKEGTNRIEFQLPEGEGEVFADGLIEYFDGHSDSFCTGDDWKDEAGHQAQILHEAVLQFAETESLWITSRPHPLPNVGWLMPESIPDPKPLPFSPNPEKLGDPVWLRFPLPIGTKKLKIEALGETRIWINSEEVAVHKGISEFLPQPAGTIAAIRVEPNGPFSEADVLAAPIRFETASMEGQLGDWRTVLHLPHHSGAIDYLKIFKLDQSGPFILDLGHIRGTAEVWVDNTKAGIRVWRPYVYELGELKQGEHQLRIRVTNTLGTHYEIGRPSHVIGGEPLYWNENKGTGTPQQFAAGGLYGPVTLIESEINNLEGEG; from the coding sequence ATGAAATTAGAGGAATTAAAGCAGGGATTTATTAAAGCTGATCCACGTTTTGGACCTGTTCCTTTTTGGTGGTGGAGTGCAGAAGAAGTGACATCTGAACGAGTTCGTTGGCAGCTTCAAAAGTTTAGAAAAGGTGGTTTAAGGAATATTGGAATCATTAACATTGCGCCAACGGGTCCACAATATGGAAGTGTAAGTGATCGCCCAGCTTATTTTACTGAAGACTGGTGGGACATGTTTGAGGTGGCTGTAAGGGAATGTGAACGCCTCGGAATGAACCTTTGGTTTTACGATCAGATTGGATTTTCAGGGTCTAATTTCCCTGCGCGAATGGTGTCTGAAAACCCAGCTTATGCCGGTTATGTGTTGCGTCGTTTTATGGAATTAGGAGAGGTTCCTATAGAGGCCGAAGTGCTGCTAAAAACCGATGATTTTGTCTATGCCGCTGTTAGGCAGGGGTTTAATTGGCTTGATTCACGGGCAACAAAGCTGTTATTAGATAAAGTTCACGGTGAATTTGAAAAAAGATTCCCTCATGACCTTGGCAAAACCATTGTGGGGAGCTTTCAAGATGAACTTCCACCGCTGCCGTTATGGACTGCAGAGATCCCCCAAATTTATCAAGAACGGTTTAATGAAGATCTTCTCCCTCTATTACCCGCTCTATTTGAGGATCTTCCTCATGCTGGAGAAGTTCGAAGACGTGTTTATCAATTGGCAACTGAACTTGCAGAACAATCATTTTTTATTCCTATTTCCGAATGGCATGAGCGGCACAACATGCTGATAAGTTGTGATCAAGCAGGGCCGGCAAGAAAGGTAGACCCTCATGGTGCCCAACGTTTGTATCTTGACTACTTCCGAACCCATCGGTGGTACAGTTCACCTGGCTCCGATATGGATGGTGAGGCAAAGGCGCACTCTTCTATGGTACATCTTAATGGTGGGAAGAGAGTATGGCTCGAAGCTTTTCATTCGAGTGGTTGGGGCGGCACGTTAGAAGAAACCATGCATTGGCTTGTTCCGTGGTTTCAAGCGGGCGTTACTCTCTATAGCCCGCACGCGGTTTATTTTAGTACAAGAGGTGGATGGTGGGAATGGGCACCGCCGGATACGGGTTGGAGACAACCGTATTACGAACATTACCAAGTATTTGCAGATACAGTAAGTCGGGTTTGTTTCTTACTTAGTCAGGGGCATCACGTAGCGGATATTGGGATCCACTATCCTTCATATGCGGCAACGGGTTTTATGTCATTAAATGATGGGGAAAGTTCAGAACATCCAATGGCAATCGCCAATCGACTGCCCAATGAGAATATGAAGCATATTGAAAGAGTCTATAAACACTTAACTGGCAGATGGAATCGAAAAGAACAATCCTCTCAAGGACCTATTCGAACCGCTAAACGTGATTTTGACGTGATGGATGATTCAGTAATCGAAAAGGCGGTAATCAAAGGACATCAACTTATAGTTGAAGAGGAATCCTTTTCTGCTTTGTTGCTTTCGGGAACGACCATAATGTCTGAACAGGCAAAAAGAAAATTGGAAGCCTGGATTAAAAATGGGGGACTTGTCATTGGTGTGGAGGTTCCACAGGTTCTGCAAACAATTGAAGGCGTTTACTATGTTGAACAAGCTGACGAAGCGGTAGAAATCATTGATAGGAAGCTCCCAAAAAGAGTGGAAGGAAAAGGAGCATCACTTCAGCGTCAAACGGATGAAGCCGATGTTTTCTTACTGCTCCCCGATGAGGGGCATTTACTTAAAATGCATTATCCAGCTGAACCCGGTCAAACTTTACAAACCCATACGAGTTATCGTTTGAAATCTGAAGGTATTCCGGAACTTTGGGACCCAACAAATGGCAAGATTGAACGACTAGCTTATAAGAGAGTCGGGGAATGGATCGAGTTAAACGTTCCATTTACGGCTTGGCCGGCTGCTTTAATTGTATGTAAGAAAACGGATATAAGCGCTATTAAATCAAAGGATCAAACGAAGCCTTTAAAACAAGAGATGCTTCATCAAAGATTAGAATCCGGGAAGCGAACTGTTTTATCACAAGATAAGTGGAAAATAAGAGCGCTCTCAACTCTTGATAATCGTTATGGTGATTTTGATCTGCATGGTACGCACACTTTTATGCCAATTGAGAGGCGTTTGGTTAAAGTTAATCAAGAAACAACTTCAAATGATGGCATCCGTTCCGATTGGCACAAATCAGAGCTTGATGATTCAACTTGGATTAAACGGTTATGGAGTGAATCGGCTTATTGGTTAGCTAGTCCTGGGAATGAATTTAATCCAAGCAAAGCTTGGCCAGTGGTTTACAGTACGACTTTTGGAGACATGAAATTTAGAACATGGGCTGGAAGAATGGGAAGAATTCCGAGAAGATTTCTTAATTTGGGTGAAGTAGAGCAAGGGGAATGGGTGACTGCTAAAACTAATGTCCTTGCTGATTGTGAAGGTGATCATTGGATTAGGTTAGAAAGTAATGCCAAAATTAAAGGCTCTATAAATGGGAGTGACATTCAGTTTGAAGGAGGTCCAGAAGAGCAAACCGCCTGGATCAAGCTCAAGGAAGGTCCTAATGAATTAGTTTTAAAAGCAAAGGCCATTGTGAAAGGTCTTATTCGAGTGGGTGTGGAGGTTAATCTTGAGGAAAAAATATCTTTGCCAAAATGGATATTTTCTTCTAGCCCCAATAGTCAAACAAGATTGGTTAAGGACATTGTAACGGATGAACAATCAAACGTCGAAAAAGTACGGCTTGTTTTTGCTGCACGAGGGCGGGTTGCGCTTTATGTAAATGGGAATAAAGTAACGGAACATGGGGATTTCAATCCTTATATTAGGCAAGGGCAAGAAGAAGTAGATGTGACAGCGGTGTGGAAAGAAGGGACTAATAGAATTGAATTCCAACTTCCTGAGGGAGAAGGAGAAGTATTTGCAGATGGCTTGATTGAATATTTTGATGGTCATTCTGATTCCTTCTGTACAGGAGACGATTGGAAGGATGAAGCCGGGCATCAGGCTCAAATTCTTCATGAAGCCGTTTTACAATTTGCTGAAACAGAATCATTATGGATCACTTCACGTCCCCACCCATTACCTAATGTTGGTTGGTTAATGCCAGAGTCCATTCCCGACCCAAAGCCTTTACCTTTTAGTCCCAATCCTGAAAAGCTCGGGGATCCAGTTTGGTTAAGATTCCCACTCCCGATTGGTACGAAAAAACTAAAGATTGAAGCATTAGGTGAAACACGGATTTGGATCAATAGCGAAGAGGTAGCTGTGCATAAAGGGATATCTGAGTTTTTACCACAACCTGCAGGTACCATTGCCGCCATTCGTGTTGAACCAAATGGGCCTTTCTCAGAAGCTGATGTTTTGGCTGCACCTATTCGTTTTGAAACTGCCTCTATGGAAGGGCAATTAGGGGATTGGAGAACGGTTTTGCATTTACCTCATCATAGTGGTGCGATCGACTATTTAAAAATCTTCAAATTAGATCAATCAGGACCGTTTATTCTTGACTTAGGTCATATAAGAGGCACTGCTGAAGTTTGGGTTGATAATACAAAAGCAGGAATTCGTGTCTGGAGACCATATGTTTATGAATTAGGTGAATTGAAGCAAGGAGAACATCAACTTAGAATTCGTGTCACGAATACTTTAGGAACGCATTATGAGATCGGCCGGCCAAGTCATGTAATTGGAGGCGAACCCCTTTACTGGAATGAGAATAAAGGAACAGGTACGCCTCAGCAATTTGCTGCTGGTGGATTATATGGTCCGGTAACTTTAATAGAGAGTGAAATTAATAATTTAGAAGGAGAAGGTTGA